One Haloplanus vescus DNA window includes the following coding sequences:
- the purM gene encoding phosphoribosylformylglycinamidine cyclo-ligase produces the protein MDDAGEDTDDELTYAATGVDIEESEAATAALVGAVGESAGDYAGLLDIGDRYLGLATDGVGTKLLVAEALGDYSTVGIDCIAMNANDLVAAGVRPIAFVDYLAVDEPDETFAEQIGEGLAEGAERADIDLVGGETAVMPEVVKGLDLAGTCAGLAAKDGIFPGSAETGDALVGVPSSGIHSNGLTLARTAVTRQGAYTDPCPFGDYDTLGEALLEPTRIYTDLLDPMRAHGVHAAAHVTGGGWTNLERLGDFRYVVDDPFDPQPVFDFVQETGNVSDEEMHRTFNMGTGFVAALDPDDAESLADAVDGRVIGRVEDGEGVAIRGLDL, from the coding sequence ATGGACGACGCGGGCGAGGACACTGACGACGAACTGACCTACGCGGCGACCGGCGTCGACATCGAAGAGAGCGAGGCGGCGACGGCGGCACTCGTCGGCGCCGTCGGCGAGAGCGCCGGCGACTACGCGGGCCTACTCGACATCGGCGACCGCTATCTCGGCTTGGCGACCGACGGCGTGGGGACGAAACTCCTCGTCGCCGAGGCGCTCGGCGACTACTCCACGGTCGGCATCGACTGCATCGCCATGAACGCCAACGACCTGGTGGCGGCGGGCGTCCGCCCCATCGCCTTCGTCGACTACCTCGCCGTCGACGAACCGGACGAGACGTTCGCCGAGCAGATCGGCGAGGGACTGGCCGAGGGCGCCGAGCGCGCCGATATCGACCTCGTCGGCGGCGAGACGGCGGTGATGCCCGAGGTGGTCAAGGGACTGGACCTCGCCGGCACCTGCGCGGGACTCGCGGCGAAAGACGGCATCTTCCCCGGGAGCGCCGAGACGGGCGACGCCCTCGTCGGCGTGCCGTCATCGGGTATCCACTCCAACGGGCTGACGCTGGCGCGGACGGCCGTCACGCGACAGGGCGCGTACACCGACCCCTGTCCGTTCGGCGACTACGACACGCTCGGCGAGGCGTTGCTCGAACCGACGCGCATCTACACGGACCTGCTCGACCCGATGCGCGCGCACGGCGTTCACGCCGCGGCCCACGTCACCGGCGGCGGGTGGACCAACCTCGAACGCCTCGGCGACTTCCGGTACGTGGTCGACGACCCCTTCGACCCCCAGCCGGTGTTCGATTTCGTCCAAGAGACCGGCAACGTCTCCGACGAAGAGATGCACCGCACGTTCAACATGGGCACGGGCTTCGTCGCGGCGCTCGACCCCGACGACGCCGAGTCGTTGGCCGACGCCGTCGACGGGCGCGTGATTGGCCGGGTCGAAGACGGCGAGGGCGTCGCCATCCGCGGACTCGACCTGTAG
- a CDS encoding CBS domain-containing protein: MELPTSQDLRERRNSLDLTQSALAEMAGVSQPLIARIEGGDVDPRLSTLRRIVDALDEAEGSVVRAEDLMNETLVSVAPDDSVADAERRMEEAAFSQLPVLQSGLPVGSISYSDIRRAGENVGQKAVAEIMSEQFPTVSREDSVDKISNLLDYYKAVIVTDSGEAVGIITEADIAAELS; encoded by the coding sequence ATGGAGCTACCAACGTCGCAGGACCTACGGGAGCGACGGAACTCGCTGGACCTGACACAGAGCGCGCTCGCCGAGATGGCGGGTGTGTCACAGCCACTAATCGCCCGAATCGAAGGCGGTGACGTCGACCCGCGACTGTCGACGCTGCGGCGAATCGTCGATGCCCTCGACGAGGCCGAAGGTAGCGTCGTGCGCGCCGAGGACCTGATGAACGAGACGCTGGTCAGTGTCGCACCGGACGACTCCGTGGCCGATGCCGAACGCCGGATGGAGGAGGCCGCCTTCTCGCAGTTGCCGGTGTTACAGAGCGGCCTCCCCGTCGGGTCCATCAGTTACAGCGACATCCGCCGAGCGGGCGAGAACGTCGGCCAGAAGGCCGTCGCTGAAATCATGAGCGAGCAGTTCCCGACCGTCTCCCGCGAGGACTCCGTCGACAAGATAAGCAACCTCCTCGACTACTACAAGGCCGTCATCGTGACCGACAGCGGCGAAGCGGTCGGCATCATCACCGAGGCTGACATCGCCGCCGAACTCTCCTGA
- a CDS encoding DUF7563 family protein: MPECQNCNSFVTPAYARVFTPNGVDEPRVCPRCEDVVRDGTEVRDARSPRNP; this comes from the coding sequence ATGCCAGAGTGTCAGAACTGTAACTCGTTCGTCACTCCCGCGTACGCTAGGGTGTTCACGCCGAACGGCGTCGACGAACCCCGAGTCTGCCCTCGTTGTGAGGACGTGGTTCGGGACGGGACGGAGGTTCGTGACGCTCGCTCCCCACGTAATCCTTGA
- a CDS encoding CDC48 family AAA ATPase, producing MNEVQLEVAKAYPNDSGRGIARLDPDTLLHLKLSPGDIIEIEGADTTAAKVWRADRQDWNTDTVRIDGFTRQNADVGIGERVTIRKAEATKADKLVLAPPEEASVQFGSDAAGMVKRQILKRPVVERDIVPVMSSTNHPFMRSPGQAIPLIAVETEPEGVCLVTEDTDVELREEPISGFEKTGGGITYEDIGGLQSEIQRVREMVELPMKHPQIFKKLGIEPPQGVLLHGPPGTGKTLLAKAVANETSASFFSIAGPEIISKYYGESEQQLREIFEDAKDESPSIIFIDELDSIAPKREDVTGEVERRVVAQLLTMMDGLETRGQVIVIAATNRVDSVDPALRRPGRFDREIEIGVPDEEGRKEILQIHTRGMPLSDDVSLDHLADETHGFVGADIESLTKEAAMKALRRYLPEIDLDEEDIPPSLIDRMIVKDNDFGGALNEVEPSAMREVLVELPKITWDDVGGLEEPKQNVKEAVEWPLSSPQKFDRMGIEPPKGVLLYGPPGTGKTLMAKAVANETNANFISVRGPQLLSKWVGESEKAIRQTFRKARQVAPTVIFFDELDSLAPSRGNEAGNNVSERVVNQLLTELDGLEEMGEVMVIGATNRPDMIDPALLRSGRFDRLVFIGEPEQEGREQILKIHTEDSPLSPDVSLREIAEITDGYVGSDLESIAREAGMVALREDDDAESIEMRHFRQAMENVRPTITEDIMDYYDQVQEQFKGGGGGEGLAGRGSGGRIGFQ from the coding sequence ATGAACGAAGTGCAACTCGAAGTGGCGAAGGCGTACCCGAACGACTCGGGACGTGGTATCGCCCGGCTCGACCCCGATACGCTGCTTCACCTGAAGCTGTCGCCAGGTGACATCATCGAAATCGAGGGGGCCGACACGACTGCTGCGAAGGTGTGGCGTGCCGACCGGCAGGACTGGAACACCGACACGGTCCGAATCGACGGGTTCACGCGCCAGAACGCGGACGTGGGCATCGGCGAACGTGTCACCATCCGGAAGGCGGAAGCGACGAAAGCCGACAAACTCGTCCTCGCGCCGCCGGAGGAGGCGAGCGTCCAGTTCGGTTCCGACGCCGCTGGGATGGTGAAACGCCAGATTCTCAAGCGACCGGTCGTCGAGCGCGACATCGTGCCCGTCATGTCGAGCACGAACCACCCGTTCATGCGCTCGCCGGGGCAGGCCATCCCGCTCATCGCCGTCGAGACAGAGCCAGAGGGCGTCTGTCTGGTCACCGAGGACACCGACGTCGAACTCCGTGAGGAGCCGATTTCGGGCTTCGAGAAGACCGGCGGCGGCATCACGTACGAAGACATCGGCGGCCTGCAAAGCGAGATTCAGCGCGTCCGGGAGATGGTCGAACTCCCGATGAAGCACCCGCAGATATTCAAGAAGCTGGGCATCGAGCCCCCGCAGGGTGTTCTCCTCCACGGCCCGCCGGGGACGGGGAAAACCCTGCTTGCCAAGGCCGTCGCCAACGAAACCTCCGCGAGTTTCTTCTCTATCGCCGGCCCGGAGATTATCTCGAAGTACTACGGCGAGTCCGAACAGCAGCTGCGCGAAATCTTCGAGGACGCCAAAGACGAGTCGCCCTCTATCATCTTCATCGACGAACTCGACTCCATTGCGCCCAAGCGCGAGGACGTGACCGGCGAAGTCGAACGCCGAGTCGTCGCCCAACTGCTGACGATGATGGACGGCCTCGAAACGCGAGGACAGGTCATCGTCATCGCGGCGACCAACCGCGTCGACTCCGTCGACCCCGCGCTCCGTCGTCCCGGCCGGTTCGACCGCGAAATCGAAATCGGCGTCCCCGACGAGGAGGGCCGCAAGGAGATTCTCCAGATTCACACCCGGGGCATGCCGCTCTCGGACGACGTGAGTCTCGACCACCTCGCGGACGAAACCCACGGCTTCGTCGGCGCCGACATCGAGAGCCTGACGAAGGAAGCGGCGATGAAAGCGCTCCGGCGCTACCTCCCCGAAATCGACCTTGACGAGGAGGACATTCCGCCGAGTCTCATCGACCGCATGATCGTCAAAGACAACGACTTCGGGGGTGCGCTCAACGAGGTCGAACCCTCCGCCATGCGGGAGGTGTTGGTCGAACTCCCGAAGATTACGTGGGACGACGTGGGCGGGTTGGAAGAACCCAAACAGAACGTCAAGGAGGCCGTCGAGTGGCCGCTCTCCTCGCCACAGAAGTTCGACCGCATGGGCATCGAACCCCCGAAGGGCGTGTTGCTGTACGGCCCGCCGGGGACGGGGAAGACGCTGATGGCGAAGGCGGTGGCCAACGAGACCAACGCCAACTTCATCAGCGTGCGCGGCCCGCAGTTGCTGTCGAAGTGGGTCGGCGAGAGCGAGAAGGCCATTCGGCAGACGTTCCGAAAGGCCCGACAGGTGGCCCCGACAGTCATCTTCTTCGACGAACTCGACTCGCTCGCGCCGTCCCGCGGCAACGAGGCCGGTAACAACGTCTCCGAACGAGTCGTCAACCAACTCCTCACGGAGCTCGACGGGCTAGAGGAGATGGGCGAGGTGATGGTCATCGGCGCGACCAACCGCCCGGACATGATCGACCCCGCGCTCCTGCGCTCGGGTCGGTTCGACCGCCTCGTGTTCATCGGCGAACCCGAACAGGAGGGTCGCGAGCAGATTCTGAAGATTCACACGGAGGACTCGCCGCTCTCCCCCGACGTGAGCCTGCGCGAAATCGCGGAGATAACCGACGGCTACGTCGGCTCCGACCTCGAGAGCATCGCCCGCGAGGCGGGGATGGTCGCCCTCCGCGAGGACGACGACGCCGAGTCCATCGAGATGCGTCACTTCCGGCAGGCGATGGAGAACGTCCGGCCCACCATCACCGAGGACATCATGGACTACTACGACCAGGTCCAAGAGCAGTTCAAGGGCGGTGGCGGCGGCGAGGGTCTCGCCGGTCGCGGCAGCGGCGGCCGCATCGGCTTCCAGTAA
- the larC gene encoding nickel pincer cofactor biosynthesis protein LarC gives MKTLAFDGRMGASGDMLCGALIAAGADPSVLDDAADALDVRYAVGSTTKAGIEATTVDVILDGEAGDDDSHDHSHSHDHSHDDSHDHSHSHDHSHDDSHDHSHSHDHTHAEGHGPNRTYAEVVAIVESLDLPAAVEADALGAFRRLGEAEATVHGTDLDDTHFHEVGADDAIADVVGACLLLADLDVERVVTTPVAAGGGTVEMSHGTYPVPAPAVAEIAAGADWSLRGGPVDRELLTPTGAALLAELADGVERVPTLDIDAAGYGAGDADVPNRPNVLRGLVGDGEGGLRREEISVLETAVDDVTPEVLGGLQETLAEVGARDVSVVPTTMKKSRPGHLVKVVVHPADAERVARRLAEETGTLGVREGGAGHRWVADRTVETVTLDIDGVTHEVDVKVATDADGVVYDVSGEYDDALAVAGETDLSVRDVLRRAEAAAET, from the coding sequence ATGAAGACGCTCGCGTTCGACGGCCGCATGGGAGCGAGCGGCGACATGCTCTGTGGGGCGCTTATCGCCGCCGGTGCCGACCCGTCCGTCCTCGACGACGCCGCCGACGCCCTCGACGTGCGCTACGCCGTCGGGTCCACGACGAAAGCGGGAATCGAAGCCACCACCGTCGACGTGATTTTGGACGGTGAGGCGGGCGACGACGACTCGCACGACCATTCTCATTCACACGACCACAGCCACGACGACTCCCACGACCACTCTCATTCACACGACCACAGCCACGACGACTCCCACGACCACTCTCATTCACACGACCACACTCACGCCGAGGGTCACGGCCCCAACCGCACCTACGCCGAAGTCGTCGCCATCGTGGAATCGCTCGACCTCCCCGCCGCCGTCGAAGCCGACGCTCTCGGTGCCTTCCGGCGACTCGGCGAGGCGGAGGCGACGGTCCACGGCACCGACCTCGACGACACTCACTTCCACGAAGTCGGTGCCGACGACGCCATCGCCGACGTGGTGGGTGCCTGTCTCCTCCTCGCCGACCTCGACGTCGAGCGAGTGGTGACGACACCCGTCGCGGCCGGCGGCGGCACCGTCGAGATGAGCCACGGCACCTACCCGGTCCCGGCACCCGCCGTCGCCGAAATCGCCGCCGGCGCCGACTGGTCGCTCCGTGGCGGCCCGGTCGACCGGGAACTCCTCACGCCGACGGGGGCGGCCCTGCTCGCCGAACTCGCAGACGGCGTCGAGCGCGTACCGACGCTCGATATCGACGCCGCCGGGTACGGCGCCGGCGACGCCGACGTGCCGAACCGGCCGAACGTGCTCCGTGGCCTCGTCGGCGACGGCGAGGGCGGCCTGCGCCGCGAGGAAATCAGCGTGCTGGAGACGGCCGTTGACGACGTGACGCCGGAGGTACTCGGCGGGCTTCAGGAGACACTCGCCGAGGTGGGGGCACGCGACGTGTCCGTCGTCCCGACGACGATGAAGAAATCCCGGCCCGGCCACCTCGTGAAGGTGGTCGTCCACCCCGCAGACGCCGAACGCGTGGCGCGCCGCCTCGCCGAGGAGACGGGGACGCTCGGCGTGCGCGAGGGCGGCGCCGGCCACCGCTGGGTCGCGGACCGAACCGTCGAGACGGTGACGCTCGACATCGACGGCGTGACTCACGAGGTAGATGTGAAAGTCGCTACCGACGCCGACGGCGTCGTCTACGACGTGAGCGGGGAGTACGACGACGCCCTCGCGGTGGCGGGCGAGACTGACCTGTCCGTGCGCGACGTGTTGCGGCGGGCCGAAGCGGCCGCCGAGACCTAG
- the radB gene encoding DNA repair and recombination protein RadB, whose translation MSEPVPIGCPPLDDLLGGGFERGTVTQVYGPPAAGKTNLVLSAAVQVAAADGTAVFIDTEGLSIDRFRQLAEATADGDDVEELTSRIVVSEAHDFEEQEEAVRDAADLAPRADLIVLDSATGFYRLERHDDDAGETLRRVGRQVTHLLSLARKHDLAAVVTNQVFTDPDGERSKGLGGHTLDHWTGTVLRLDRFRGGNRRATLEKHRSKPAGESAAFRITGEGLAASDDL comes from the coding sequence GTGTCCGAGCCAGTCCCCATCGGCTGTCCACCGCTCGACGACCTGCTCGGCGGCGGGTTCGAGCGCGGCACCGTCACGCAGGTGTACGGCCCGCCGGCCGCCGGCAAGACGAATCTCGTGCTCTCGGCGGCAGTCCAGGTCGCCGCCGCCGACGGGACGGCCGTCTTCATCGACACCGAGGGACTCTCTATCGACCGCTTCCGCCAACTCGCCGAGGCGACCGCCGACGGCGACGACGTGGAGGAACTCACCTCCCGCATCGTCGTCTCGGAGGCTCACGACTTCGAGGAACAGGAGGAGGCGGTCCGGGACGCCGCGGACCTCGCCCCGCGTGCCGACCTGATCGTCCTCGACAGCGCGACGGGCTTCTACCGACTCGAACGCCACGACGACGACGCGGGCGAGACGCTCCGGCGCGTGGGCCGGCAGGTGACGCATCTGCTCTCGCTCGCTCGCAAACACGACCTCGCGGCGGTCGTCACGAATCAGGTGTTCACCGACCCTGACGGCGAGCGGTCGAAGGGCCTCGGCGGCCACACGCTCGACCACTGGACGGGGACGGTGCTCAGACTCGACCGGTTCCGCGGCGGCAACCGTCGAGCGACGCTAGAGAAACATCGGTCCAAACCCGCCGGCGAGTCGGCGGCGTTCCGCATCACCGGCGAGGGACTGGCCGCGAGCGACGACCTATAG
- a CDS encoding CBS domain-containing protein, producing MDISEIAISDYTEVDVGERLGKVRSIFERENPKGLIVTRDGEYAGVIGERDLVRSRIENDTKASVLMKSAPRVDRTEDVREVARVLVEGNTKIAPVYEGENLWGIVTADAILEAVLDSLDALTVEQIRTADVVTVNEQSHVGQAINRLRKHGISRLPVVDEDGYLTGVLTTHDIVDFVVRDADRQGRGDRRGDLDRMLDIPVYDLMSSPVLTATGDETVEDAVRRMLDNDISGLVVTDEEGGDSVAGVLTKTDVLRALTFTEEGQMDVQITNVALLDTISREEIVEEITGVADKYQEMQVQHAHVRFHEHKEKLRGTPLIQCQIRLRTNRGQVAGTGEGYGADHAFHVAADTLERNVLEVKGLIADEEYRGQLLRKLGEL from the coding sequence ATGGATATTTCCGAGATTGCCATCTCCGACTACACCGAAGTCGACGTTGGCGAGCGCCTGGGGAAGGTCCGTTCGATTTTCGAGCGCGAAAATCCGAAGGGACTCATCGTCACGCGCGACGGCGAATACGCGGGCGTCATCGGCGAGCGTGACCTCGTTCGCTCGCGCATCGAGAACGACACGAAAGCGAGCGTGCTGATGAAGTCTGCGCCGCGGGTCGACCGGACCGAGGACGTCCGCGAAGTGGCGCGCGTGCTCGTCGAGGGCAACACCAAGATTGCGCCCGTCTACGAGGGCGAGAATCTGTGGGGCATCGTCACCGCCGACGCTATCCTCGAAGCGGTGCTCGACAGCCTCGACGCGCTGACCGTCGAGCAGATTCGGACCGCGGACGTCGTCACCGTCAACGAGCAGTCCCACGTCGGACAGGCCATCAACCGCCTTCGCAAGCACGGCATCTCGCGGCTGCCCGTCGTCGACGAGGACGGCTACCTCACCGGCGTGCTCACCACGCACGACATCGTCGACTTCGTCGTCCGCGACGCCGACCGGCAGGGACGCGGTGACCGCCGCGGCGACCTCGACCGGATGCTCGACATCCCGGTGTACGACCTCATGAGCAGCCCCGTGCTGACCGCCACGGGCGACGAAACCGTCGAAGACGCCGTCCGACGGATGCTCGACAACGACATCTCCGGGCTCGTCGTCACCGACGAGGAGGGCGGCGACAGCGTCGCCGGCGTCCTCACCAAGACGGACGTGCTCCGCGCGCTCACCTTCACCGAGGAGGGGCAGATGGACGTCCAGATCACCAACGTGGCGCTGCTCGACACCATCAGCCGCGAGGAAATCGTCGAGGAGATTACCGGGGTGGCGGACAAATACCAGGAGATGCAGGTCCAGCACGCCCACGTTCGCTTCCACGAACACAAGGAGAAACTCCGCGGGACGCCGCTCATCCAGTGTCAGATTCGCCTGCGGACCAACCGCGGCCAGGTCGCCGGCACGGGCGAGGGGTACGGCGCCGACCACGCCTTCCACGTCGCCGCCGACACGCTCGAACGCAACGTCCTCGAAGTGAAGGGCCTCATCGCCGACGAGGAGTACCGCGGCCAGCTGCTCCGGAAGCTCGGCGAACTATAG
- a CDS encoding potassium channel family protein, whose translation MARSNVPIVANRWLLRRVARPVVALVGVVVAGVAGFVYVGGVGLVDAAFWLLDPSSIALYYQTRSGPVERVKTFAIVVRVALVAALLWTGETALTAAFGGQIREELKRVKNQRERASVDDHVVICGYGMFGQTVAERARARDRDVVVVESDPAQYERVLDDGFLGVEGDARHEGVLADAGVERASSLVAAIDDSNANIQIALLATQLAPDLTVVVRVGDETYESVARHAGADEVIIPEVAGGEQVVDRW comes from the coding sequence GTGGCCCGTTCGAACGTGCCCATCGTCGCGAACCGGTGGCTACTGCGCCGCGTCGCCCGCCCCGTGGTGGCGCTCGTCGGCGTCGTCGTCGCCGGTGTCGCCGGGTTCGTCTACGTCGGCGGCGTTGGTCTCGTCGACGCGGCGTTCTGGCTGCTCGACCCGTCGAGTATCGCGCTGTACTACCAGACCCGGTCGGGACCCGTCGAGCGCGTCAAGACGTTCGCCATCGTCGTGCGTGTGGCGCTCGTCGCGGCGCTCCTCTGGACCGGCGAGACGGCGTTGACGGCGGCGTTCGGCGGACAGATTCGGGAGGAACTCAAACGCGTGAAAAACCAACGAGAGCGAGCGTCGGTCGACGACCACGTCGTTATCTGTGGCTACGGCATGTTCGGACAGACCGTCGCCGAGCGAGCGCGGGCGCGTGACCGCGATGTCGTCGTCGTCGAGAGCGACCCGGCCCAGTACGAACGCGTCCTCGATGACGGCTTCCTCGGCGTCGAGGGCGACGCCAGACACGAGGGCGTGCTGGCGGACGCGGGCGTCGAGCGTGCGTCGTCGCTCGTCGCCGCCATCGACGACTCGAACGCGAACATCCAAATCGCCCTCCTCGCGACCCAGCTCGCACCGGACCTGACCGTCGTCGTCCGCGTCGGCGACGAGACGTACGAATCCGTCGCCCGCCACGCCGGCGCCGACGAGGTCATCATCCCCGAAGTCGCCGGCGGCGAGCAGGTGGTCGACCGATGGTGA